One Rissa tridactyla isolate bRisTri1 chromosome 4, bRisTri1.patW.cur.20221130, whole genome shotgun sequence DNA window includes the following coding sequences:
- the TMEM87A gene encoding transmembrane protein 87A isoform X2 produces MAAAAPRSGGWRRPEAVLLRLLAVLLLAGAACAGQRSKWRLPVLMGKKFNFGKILFSNTTIFLRFEGDEKACDPSQSYNVTWYLRYSDCYNEVFNFGDEQAEYYFGATSEEHPGWSGYYATASLLFPNCSELFKPQIFYKEFVHPEPLSPEKQEGSKDKKESGGNHTMVADKTAMNAVIKTWRDGPYIFIVHIGVTTVKDPTTRVKRTVKMPPSSYQSKPFTMTVELKGPYEYLSLADYPLMIFFMVMCIVYVFFGVLWLAWSACYWRDLLRIQFWIGAVIFLGMLEKAVFYAEFQNIRYTGESVQGAVILAELLSAVKRSLARTLVIIVSLGYGIVKPRLGVTLHKVVMAGALYLLFSGMEGVLRVTGAQNDLASLAFIPLAFLDTALCWWIFISLTQTMKLLKLRRNVVKLSLYRHFTNTLILAVAASIVFIIWTTMKFRLVDCQSDWQELWVDDAIWRLLFSMILFVIMILWRPSANNQRFAFSPLSEEEDDDEQKEPMLKESFEGMKMRSTKQEPNGNVKANKAQDDDLKWVEENVPSSVTDVALPALLDSDEERMITHFERSKME; encoded by the exons atggcggcggcagcgccgcgtTCCGGGGGTTGGCGGCGGCCTGAGGCCGTCCTGCTGCGGCTGCTGGCCGTACTGCTGCTGGCGGGCGCGGCGTGCGCCGGGCAGCGCTCTAAATGGCGGCTTCCAGTGCTCATG GGGAAGAAGTTTAACTTTGGGAAGATTCTCTTCAGCAACACCACCATTTTCCTGAGAT ttgaaGGGGATGAAAAAGCTTGTGATCCCTCCCAAAGTTACAACGTTACTTGGTACTTAAGATATTCTGACTGCTACAATGAAGTCTTCAACTTTGGG GATGAACAGGCAGAGTACTATTTTGGGGCTACATCTGAAGAGCATCCGGGTTGGTCAGGATACTATGCCACGGCTTCTCTCCTCTTTCCAAATTGCTCTGAGCTCTTCAAGCCTCAG ATTTTCTATAAAGAATTTGTTCATCCAGAGCCTCTCTCACCCGAGAAACAAGAG GGCTCAAAAGATAAGAAGGAGAGTGGAGGAAATCACACCATGGTGGCAGATAAAACT gcaaTGAATGCCGTTATCAAAACGTGGCGAGATGGGCCGTATATATTTATTGTGCATATTGGAGTTACAACTGTGAAGGATCCTACTACCAGAGttaaaagaacagtgaaaatgCCACCTTCCTCGTACCAAAGCAAGCCCTTTACAA TGACAGTAGAACTGAAGGGGCCGTATGAGTATCTCTCACTTGCAGACTATCCTCTGATGATT TTTTTCATGGTGATGTGTATTGTGTACGTGTTCTTCGGGGTTCTATGGCTTGCCTGGTCAGCCTGTTACTGGCGGGATCTCCTGAGGATCCAGTTCTGGATTGGCGCAGTTATCTTCCTGGGAATGCTCGAGAAAGCAGTTTTCTATGCAGAGTTCCAGAATATCCGCTACACAGGGGAATCCG TTCAAGGAGCAGTAATACTGGCAGAACTGCTTTCTGCTGTGAAGCGCTCATTGGCTCGAACTCTGGTGATCATAGTCAGCTTGGGATATGGGATAGTCAA GCCTCGCCTCGGAGTTACTCTTCACAAAGTAGTTATGGCTGGAGCCCTTTATCTATTATTTTCTGGCATGGAAGGTGTTCTTAGAGTCACAGGG GCCCAGAATGATCTTGCCTCCTTGGCTTTTATTCCCCTGGCTTTCCTAGAtactgccctgtgctggtgg ATATTCATCAGCTTAACTCAAACAATGAAACTGCTAAAACTTCGAAGGAATGTTGTGAAACTCTCTTTGTATCGGCACTTCACCAACACACTTATCTTGGCAGTAGCAG CATCTATTGTATTTATCATCTGGACCACCATGAAGTTCAGGCTGGTGGACTGTCAGTCG GACTGGCAGGAGCTATGGGTGGATGATGCCATCTGGCGTTTATTGTTTTCAATGATCCTTTTTGTCATCATGATTCTATGGAGACCATCTGCTAACAACCAAAG GTTTGCTTTCTCACCACTGTCtgaagaggaggatgatgatgagcAGAAAGAGCCAATGTTAAAGGAAAGCTTTG agggCATGAAAATGAGAAGTACGAAGCAAGAACCAAatggaaatgtaaaagcaaacaaagct CAGGACGATGACCTGAAGTGGGTAGAGGAGAATGTTCCTTCATCAGTGACAGACGT TGCTCTTCCAGCTCTTCTGGATTCAGATGAG gaaaGAATGATTACACACTTTGAAAGGTCCAAAATGGAATGA
- the TMEM87A gene encoding transmembrane protein 87A isoform X1: MAAAAPRSGGWRRPEAVLLRLLAVLLLAGAACAGQRSKWRLPVLMGKKFNFGKILFSNTTIFLRFEGDEKACDPSQSYNVTWYLRYSDCYNEVFNFGDEQAEYYFGATSEEHPGWSGYYATASLLFPNCSELFKPQIFYKEFVHPEPLSPEKQEGSKDKKESGGNHTMVADKTAMNAVIKTWRDGPYIFIVHIGVTTVKDPTTRVKRTVKMPPSSYQSKPFTMTVELKGPYEYLSLADYPLMIFFMVMCIVYVFFGVLWLAWSACYWRDLLRIQFWIGAVIFLGMLEKAVFYAEFQNIRYTGESVQGAVILAELLSAVKRSLARTLVIIVSLGYGIVKPRLGVTLHKVVMAGALYLLFSGMEGVLRVTGFFYDTVALIANLALSMIDACIILWIFISLTQTMKLLKLRRNVVKLSLYRHFTNTLILAVAASIVFIIWTTMKFRLVDCQSDWQELWVDDAIWRLLFSMILFVIMILWRPSANNQRFAFSPLSEEEDDDEQKEPMLKESFEGMKMRSTKQEPNGNVKANKAQDDDLKWVEENVPSSVTDVALPALLDSDEERMITHFERSKME, from the exons atggcggcggcagcgccgcgtTCCGGGGGTTGGCGGCGGCCTGAGGCCGTCCTGCTGCGGCTGCTGGCCGTACTGCTGCTGGCGGGCGCGGCGTGCGCCGGGCAGCGCTCTAAATGGCGGCTTCCAGTGCTCATG GGGAAGAAGTTTAACTTTGGGAAGATTCTCTTCAGCAACACCACCATTTTCCTGAGAT ttgaaGGGGATGAAAAAGCTTGTGATCCCTCCCAAAGTTACAACGTTACTTGGTACTTAAGATATTCTGACTGCTACAATGAAGTCTTCAACTTTGGG GATGAACAGGCAGAGTACTATTTTGGGGCTACATCTGAAGAGCATCCGGGTTGGTCAGGATACTATGCCACGGCTTCTCTCCTCTTTCCAAATTGCTCTGAGCTCTTCAAGCCTCAG ATTTTCTATAAAGAATTTGTTCATCCAGAGCCTCTCTCACCCGAGAAACAAGAG GGCTCAAAAGATAAGAAGGAGAGTGGAGGAAATCACACCATGGTGGCAGATAAAACT gcaaTGAATGCCGTTATCAAAACGTGGCGAGATGGGCCGTATATATTTATTGTGCATATTGGAGTTACAACTGTGAAGGATCCTACTACCAGAGttaaaagaacagtgaaaatgCCACCTTCCTCGTACCAAAGCAAGCCCTTTACAA TGACAGTAGAACTGAAGGGGCCGTATGAGTATCTCTCACTTGCAGACTATCCTCTGATGATT TTTTTCATGGTGATGTGTATTGTGTACGTGTTCTTCGGGGTTCTATGGCTTGCCTGGTCAGCCTGTTACTGGCGGGATCTCCTGAGGATCCAGTTCTGGATTGGCGCAGTTATCTTCCTGGGAATGCTCGAGAAAGCAGTTTTCTATGCAGAGTTCCAGAATATCCGCTACACAGGGGAATCCG TTCAAGGAGCAGTAATACTGGCAGAACTGCTTTCTGCTGTGAAGCGCTCATTGGCTCGAACTCTGGTGATCATAGTCAGCTTGGGATATGGGATAGTCAA GCCTCGCCTCGGAGTTACTCTTCACAAAGTAGTTATGGCTGGAGCCCTTTATCTATTATTTTCTGGCATGGAAGGTGTTCTTAGAGTCACAGGG tttttctatgaCACTGTGGCTCTGATAGCAAACTTGGCCCTGTCCATGATTGATGCCTGTATTATTTTGTGG ATATTCATCAGCTTAACTCAAACAATGAAACTGCTAAAACTTCGAAGGAATGTTGTGAAACTCTCTTTGTATCGGCACTTCACCAACACACTTATCTTGGCAGTAGCAG CATCTATTGTATTTATCATCTGGACCACCATGAAGTTCAGGCTGGTGGACTGTCAGTCG GACTGGCAGGAGCTATGGGTGGATGATGCCATCTGGCGTTTATTGTTTTCAATGATCCTTTTTGTCATCATGATTCTATGGAGACCATCTGCTAACAACCAAAG GTTTGCTTTCTCACCACTGTCtgaagaggaggatgatgatgagcAGAAAGAGCCAATGTTAAAGGAAAGCTTTG agggCATGAAAATGAGAAGTACGAAGCAAGAACCAAatggaaatgtaaaagcaaacaaagct CAGGACGATGACCTGAAGTGGGTAGAGGAGAATGTTCCTTCATCAGTGACAGACGT TGCTCTTCCAGCTCTTCTGGATTCAGATGAG gaaaGAATGATTACACACTTTGAAAGGTCCAAAATGGAATGA